The proteins below are encoded in one region of Aeromonas jandaei:
- the glgA gene encoding glycogen synthase GlgA, whose translation MAINPLKILFVASEVEGLVKTGGLADVARALPMYLAQKGHDVRIMLPFYKTIKHRDEAKLVASRWLPTHPGLPDIGYRIYQMELDGVCIYLIDCPQYFDRPQLYAENNQAYPDNGERFAFFSAAALHACEQLGFAPDIAHCNDWHTGLLPLLLKTRHAHNPFFQQTRSVISIHNAAFQGVFGREQFWAMPEIADYERRINYDYGHVNLLKCGVLYADKINAVSPNYAQELLTHLGAHGMAHIFQQRAADLCGILNGCDYKDWDPEFDELLPATYSVDNLTGKQVCKESLQQEVGLPVANLPIYGMVCRLTEQKGVPLLIPALEKFLHHQVQVVIVGSGDPALATQLQTMARDYPDKLAFINAYDDRLAHLVEAGADFFLMPSLFEPCGLNQMYSLAYGTLPLVRAVGGLKDTVVDWDADPEHATGFCFNDPTAAILLDTMRRSLLYFLQDREKFAKVQRNAMNTRFNWPDSVTQYEQMYLSALGRY comes from the coding sequence TTGGCTATTAACCCACTGAAAATCCTGTTTGTTGCCTCGGAGGTCGAGGGGCTGGTCAAGACTGGTGGCCTGGCGGATGTCGCCAGAGCGCTACCAATGTATCTGGCCCAGAAGGGGCATGATGTCAGAATCATGCTCCCCTTCTACAAGACGATAAAACATCGGGATGAGGCAAAACTGGTGGCATCGCGCTGGCTGCCCACCCACCCGGGTCTGCCGGATATCGGTTATCGCATTTACCAGATGGAGCTGGATGGTGTTTGCATCTATCTCATCGACTGCCCGCAATATTTCGACCGCCCCCAGCTTTATGCTGAAAACAATCAGGCTTATCCGGACAACGGCGAGCGCTTTGCCTTCTTCTCGGCTGCTGCCCTCCATGCCTGCGAGCAACTTGGTTTCGCCCCGGACATAGCCCACTGCAACGACTGGCACACCGGTCTGTTGCCGCTGCTGTTGAAAACCCGTCATGCCCACAACCCCTTCTTCCAGCAGACCCGCAGCGTGATCAGCATTCACAACGCGGCGTTTCAGGGGGTATTCGGGCGGGAGCAGTTCTGGGCCATGCCCGAGATCGCCGACTACGAGCGCCGCATCAACTATGACTACGGCCACGTCAACCTGCTCAAGTGCGGGGTTCTGTATGCTGATAAGATCAATGCGGTCAGCCCCAACTATGCCCAGGAGCTGCTGACTCACCTCGGTGCCCACGGCATGGCACACATCTTCCAGCAACGGGCTGCCGACCTTTGCGGCATCCTCAATGGCTGCGACTACAAGGACTGGGATCCCGAATTCGACGAACTCCTGCCCGCAACCTATAGCGTCGACAATCTGACCGGCAAACAGGTCTGCAAAGAGAGCCTGCAACAAGAGGTGGGTCTGCCAGTCGCAAACCTGCCTATCTATGGCATGGTATGCCGCCTGACCGAACAGAAGGGTGTCCCCCTGCTGATCCCGGCGCTGGAGAAATTTCTCCACCATCAGGTACAAGTGGTGATCGTCGGCTCTGGCGATCCTGCGCTCGCCACGCAACTGCAAACCATGGCCCGGGATTACCCGGACAAACTCGCCTTCATCAATGCCTATGATGACCGACTGGCCCATCTGGTTGAAGCCGGAGCGGACTTCTTCCTGATGCCCTCTCTGTTCGAACCTTGTGGGCTCAACCAGATGTACAGCTTGGCCTATGGCACCCTGCCACTGGTGCGCGCCGTTGGTGGACTGAAAGATACCGTGGTTGACTGGGATGCCGATCCCGAGCATGCCACCGGCTTCTGCTTCAATGACCCGACCGCCGCCATTTTGCTCGATACCATGCGCCGCAGCCTGCTCTACTTCCTGCAAGACAGGGAAAAATTCGCCAAGGTGCAGCGCAACGCCATGAACACCCGCTTCAACTGGCCCGACTCGGTCACCCAGTACGAGCAGATGTATCTGAGCGCATTGGGTCGTTACTAA
- the glgC gene encoding glucose-1-phosphate adenylyltransferase, protein MAGILTMILAGGEGTRLQPLTTTRSKPSVPFGGSYRLIDFVLNNFVNADFLRIYVLTQFKSQSLYLHMKKGWNIVGITDRFIDPIPAQMRMGKRWYDGTADAIYQNLGFIERAEPDHVCIFGSDHIYKMDVSQMVSFHKQKNAAMTVAALRMPIAEASSFGVIEVDAEGRMIGFQEKPKQPKHIPGDPTQALVSMGNYIFETEALCRELKRDAAEENSSHDFGKDVIPSLYPRAPVYVYDYSTNVIPGEKPNVYWRDVGTLDSYWQAHMDLVADNPLFSLYNRKWPLHTHYPALPPATFIDSDECKVKIANSLISAGCFIQGSQIQRSILGFRCNIGACSHISESVLLGDVKIGEGCSIRRAIIDKNVEIAPGTVIGENLDHDRERFTVSEGGIVVVPKGARVGY, encoded by the coding sequence ATGGCTGGCATTTTGACCATGATCCTGGCCGGAGGTGAAGGTACTCGCCTGCAGCCTTTGACAACCACCCGCAGCAAGCCGTCGGTACCCTTTGGTGGCAGCTACCGGCTAATCGACTTTGTCCTCAACAATTTCGTCAACGCAGACTTTCTGCGCATCTACGTCCTCACCCAGTTCAAATCCCAGTCCCTCTATCTGCACATGAAGAAGGGCTGGAATATCGTCGGCATTACTGACCGCTTTATCGATCCCATTCCAGCCCAGATGCGGATGGGCAAGCGCTGGTATGACGGTACCGCCGACGCCATCTACCAGAACCTCGGCTTTATCGAGCGGGCCGAACCGGATCATGTCTGCATCTTCGGCTCCGACCACATCTACAAGATGGATGTGAGCCAGATGGTGAGCTTCCATAAGCAGAAAAATGCCGCCATGACAGTGGCAGCCCTGCGCATGCCGATTGCAGAAGCCAGCTCGTTCGGGGTGATCGAGGTGGATGCCGAAGGGCGGATGATCGGCTTTCAGGAGAAACCGAAACAGCCGAAACACATTCCCGGCGATCCCACCCAGGCCCTGGTCTCCATGGGCAACTACATCTTCGAGACCGAGGCACTCTGCCGCGAGTTGAAACGGGATGCCGCGGAGGAGAACTCCAGTCATGACTTTGGCAAGGATGTGATCCCCAGCCTCTACCCAAGGGCGCCGGTCTATGTCTACGACTACAGCACCAACGTGATTCCGGGCGAAAAACCCAACGTCTACTGGCGCGATGTGGGCACCCTGGACTCCTACTGGCAGGCGCACATGGATTTGGTGGCCGACAACCCTCTCTTCTCTCTCTACAACCGCAAGTGGCCGCTGCACACCCACTATCCGGCCCTGCCGCCAGCCACCTTCATCGACAGTGACGAGTGCAAGGTGAAGATCGCCAACTCGCTCATCTCCGCCGGTTGCTTCATTCAGGGCAGCCAGATCCAGCGCTCCATCCTCGGTTTTCGCTGCAACATCGGCGCCTGCAGCCACATCAGCGAGTCCGTCCTGCTGGGGGATGTGAAGATTGGCGAAGGGTGCTCCATCCGGCGCGCCATCATTGATAAAAACGTTGAAATTGCGCCAGGCACCGTTATCGGTGAAAATCTCGACCACGATAGAGAACGATTTACCGTATCCGAAGGCGGTATCGTGGTGGTACCTAAGGGAGCAAGAGTTGGCTATTAA
- the rsmC gene encoding 16S rRNA (guanine(1207)-N(2))-methyltransferase RsmC, with product MSSPISAVSQMLERNQALFVGKRLLVCGALEDDYPRQLASLAQSLTVFTTDYCYYRSQQAALGDAILFDHQLGGAPRFDALLLLMPKAKAEAQYLLAMMTPLLEAGADLFLAGENRGGINGADKLLAPYGDKPIKRDSARRCSLYHGELCKLVAPFDLDSWFGRYQCKAGDTELTVLALPGVFSAAELDLGTQMLLATVPAMKGSLLDFGCGAGVIGSVLAKRNPELKVTMVDINALALESSRRTLAINDLQGEVHASDVYSDITGSFDQIVSNPPFHAGLKTFYTATETFLARAPEFLRPHGSLTIVANAFLRYQPILEAHFKRTEVSNSDAKFKVYLSKV from the coding sequence ATGAGCAGCCCAATCAGTGCCGTCAGCCAGATGCTGGAACGAAACCAAGCCCTCTTTGTCGGCAAGCGGCTACTTGTCTGTGGCGCACTGGAGGATGACTACCCCCGCCAGCTGGCGAGTCTGGCCCAGAGCCTGACCGTCTTTACCACCGATTACTGCTACTACCGCAGCCAGCAGGCGGCCCTCGGCGATGCCATTCTGTTTGACCACCAGCTGGGCGGAGCACCCCGCTTCGATGCCCTGCTATTGTTGATGCCCAAGGCGAAAGCCGAGGCGCAATATCTGCTGGCCATGATGACCCCCCTGCTGGAGGCGGGCGCCGACCTGTTCCTGGCTGGCGAAAACCGTGGTGGCATCAATGGCGCAGACAAGCTGCTGGCCCCTTATGGCGACAAGCCGATCAAGCGCGATTCGGCTCGCCGCTGCTCTCTCTATCATGGCGAGCTCTGCAAACTGGTCGCCCCGTTCGATCTGGATAGCTGGTTTGGCCGCTATCAGTGCAAGGCGGGTGATACCGAGCTCACCGTGCTGGCGTTGCCCGGCGTTTTCAGCGCCGCCGAGCTGGACCTCGGCACCCAGATGTTGCTGGCCACCGTGCCAGCCATGAAGGGTTCACTGCTCGATTTCGGTTGCGGTGCCGGGGTGATTGGCTCCGTGCTGGCCAAGCGCAATCCCGAGCTCAAGGTCACCATGGTGGATATCAATGCGCTGGCGCTGGAGTCAAGCCGCCGCACTCTGGCTATCAACGATCTGCAAGGGGAGGTTCATGCCTCTGACGTCTACTCCGACATTACGGGAAGCTTTGACCAGATTGTCTCCAATCCCCCTTTCCATGCCGGGCTCAAGACCTTCTATACGGCGACCGAAACCTTCCTCGCCAGGGCGCCTGAATTTTTGCGTCCCCATGGCAGCCTGACCATAGTTGCCAACGCATTCCTGCGCTATCAGCCTATACTGGAAGCACACTTCAAACGGACGGAAGTGAGCAACAGCGACGCCAAATTCAAGGTCTATCTGAGCAAAGTGTAA
- the dapA gene encoding 4-hydroxy-tetrahydrodipicolinate synthase, with translation MFQGSIVALITPFRQGKLDEEALLRLVEWHIEQGTHGIVPVGTTGESPTLTHDEHCRVVELVVKQVAGRIPVIAGAGSNNPVEAIEYTQYAERVGADATLHVAGYYNRPNQEGLYHHFKAVHDATTKPIIVYNIPPRAIVDVQPATLARLAELPRIAGVKDATGDLARPWTERQLIKKPFAWLSGEDATAVAYNIGGGQGCISVTANVAPKLVAEVQNLALAGKWQEARELQDKLIPLHQAMFAEPSPAGAKYAASLLGFCSEECRLPVMPLSEATRERIRSAMQQLNLL, from the coding sequence ATGTTTCAAGGTTCAATCGTTGCGTTGATTACCCCGTTTCGACAGGGAAAGCTGGATGAAGAGGCGCTGCTGCGTCTGGTGGAGTGGCATATCGAGCAGGGTACTCACGGCATTGTGCCGGTCGGTACCACGGGTGAGAGCCCGACCCTGACCCACGACGAGCACTGCCGGGTGGTGGAGCTGGTGGTCAAACAGGTCGCTGGCCGTATTCCGGTGATTGCCGGAGCGGGCTCCAACAATCCGGTCGAGGCGATCGAATATACCCAGTATGCCGAGCGGGTCGGTGCAGATGCCACCCTGCATGTGGCCGGTTACTACAACCGCCCCAATCAGGAGGGGCTCTACCACCACTTCAAGGCAGTGCACGACGCAACCACCAAACCCATCATCGTCTACAACATTCCGCCGCGCGCCATCGTTGACGTGCAACCCGCGACTCTGGCCCGTCTGGCCGAGCTGCCACGGATTGCCGGGGTGAAAGACGCGACTGGCGATCTGGCACGTCCCTGGACCGAACGCCAGCTGATCAAAAAGCCCTTTGCCTGGCTCTCCGGTGAGGATGCCACCGCTGTTGCCTACAACATCGGCGGTGGTCAGGGTTGTATCTCGGTGACCGCCAACGTGGCGCCCAAGCTGGTGGCCGAGGTGCAAAATCTGGCGCTGGCTGGCAAGTGGCAAGAAGCGCGTGAACTGCAAGACAAGTTGATTCCGCTCCATCAGGCGATGTTTGCCGAGCCGAGTCCGGCCGGTGCCAAATATGCTGCCTCTCTGCTCGGCTTCTGCAGCGAAGAGTGCCGCTTGCCGGTGATGCCACTGTCGGAAGCGACTCGCGAGCGCATTCGCAGCGCCATGCAGCAGCTCAACCTGCTGTAA
- a CDS encoding inorganic triphosphatase: protein MQTEIEIKFFVARDIAADLSNLLNSFDIKESSQQQLGNVYFDTPTLDLRRLDMGLRIRRCDAYAEQTIKCRGQAVGGLHARPEYNAPIGGDLPILNAFPAEIWPDVTERDRIQQQLVAQFSTDFLRRHWLIAFEGAEIELAWDQGEIVGSQGHAAINELELEFKSGDTIALFALAQRLARLGGVRLGAQSKAQRGYRLAGLGKPLALQSLATSEAMDVATAIAAGLSHWQHHEQLWLENQQNETIRQQAFTALCEGIALIERRAAELTQPTLWGSELASLLAHLQAAPVSDRQWPAELADLFLSADYVALQLAIADWLHSTR from the coding sequence ATGCAAACTGAGATCGAGATAAAGTTTTTTGTCGCCCGCGACATTGCGGCAGATTTATCCAACCTGTTGAATTCTTTTGATATTAAAGAATCATCACAACAGCAGCTCGGCAACGTCTATTTCGACACGCCGACCCTCGACCTACGTCGTCTGGACATGGGGCTGCGCATTCGCCGCTGCGACGCCTACGCCGAACAGACCATCAAATGCCGCGGCCAGGCGGTGGGTGGCCTGCATGCCAGACCCGAATACAATGCGCCTATTGGTGGCGATCTGCCGATATTGAACGCCTTTCCCGCAGAAATCTGGCCCGATGTGACAGAACGTGACCGCATCCAGCAGCAGCTGGTTGCGCAATTCAGTACCGACTTCCTGCGCCGCCACTGGCTGATCGCGTTCGAGGGGGCCGAGATCGAGCTGGCCTGGGATCAGGGGGAGATAGTCGGCAGTCAGGGGCACGCAGCGATCAACGAGCTGGAACTGGAGTTCAAGTCGGGCGATACCATAGCGCTGTTTGCACTGGCGCAGCGCCTCGCCCGGCTGGGTGGCGTGCGTCTGGGGGCGCAATCCAAGGCGCAGCGAGGTTATCGGCTGGCCGGGCTCGGCAAACCGCTGGCCCTGCAATCGCTGGCCACCAGCGAAGCCATGGATGTGGCAACCGCCATCGCCGCAGGCCTGAGTCACTGGCAGCATCACGAGCAGCTCTGGCTGGAAAATCAGCAGAATGAAACCATTCGACAGCAAGCATTCACCGCCCTGTGTGAAGGGATTGCGCTGATTGAACGCCGGGCGGCCGAGCTGACGCAGCCGACCCTTTGGGGTTCAGAGCTGGCAAGCCTGCTCGCACATCTGCAAGCCGCACCGGTCTCTGATCGCCAGTGGCCCGCCGAGCTGGCTGACCTCTTCCTCTCAGCGGATTATGTCGCACTGCAGCTGGCTATCGCCGACTGGCTGCACAGCACACGCTGA